In the genome of Spea bombifrons isolate aSpeBom1 chromosome 11, aSpeBom1.2.pri, whole genome shotgun sequence, one region contains:
- the LOC128469175 gene encoding gastrula zinc finger protein XlCGF17.1-like isoform X1, producing the protein MDDLLMHHLSPFTCSEGGKNFAVKSELTVHEQHHTGEKPFACSECGKCFTTKSGLNKHVRIHTGEKPFTCSECGKCFPKKSDLTVHERYHVGEKPFACLECGKCFYTKQHLKEHERCHTGEKPFACLECGKCFSTKSRLSTHVRIHTGEKPFGCPECEKSFYKKQHLKEHERCHTGEKPFACSECEKSFSTKSHLSRHLRIHTGEKPFGCPECGKCFTTKSKLQIHQRCHTGEKPFTCSKCGKCFCRRSHLRRHERCHTGEKPFACSECGRCFSTKSGVNEHLRTHTGEKPFGCSECAKCFTTKSQLNRHVESHAGGMFFACSECGKCFNTITYLNRHEKTHLGMGQFP; encoded by the coding sequence ATGGACGATCTTCTCATGcatcatctctctccctttaCATGTTCTGAAGGTGGAAAAAACTTTGCCGTGAAGTCAGAGCTTACTGTTCATGAGCAACATCACACGGGAGAGAAGCCGTTCGCGTGTTCGGAATGCGGAAAATGTTTCACCACAAAGTCAGGGCTCAATAAGCATGTGAGAATTCACACGGGGGAGAAACCGTTTACGTGTTCTGAATGCGGGAAATGCTTTCCCAAAAAGTCAGACCTCACCGTGCATGAGAGATATCACGTAGGCGAGAAACCGTTCGCGTGTCTGGAATGCGGAAAATGCTTTTATACAAAGCAGCATCTCAAGGAGCACGAGCGATGTCACACGGGAGAGAAGCCCTTTGCGTGTTTAGAATGCGGGAAATGTTTCAGCACAAAGTCACGCCTGAGTACACACGTGCGAATTCACACGGGAGAGAAGCCATTTGGGTGCCCGGAATGTGAAAAGTCTTTTTATAAAAAGCAGCATCTGAAGGAGCACGAGCGATGTCACACGGGAGAGAAGCCGTTCGCGTGTTCCGAATGCGAAAAAAGCTTTAGCACCAAGTCCCACCTGAGTAGACATCTGAGAATCCACACAGGAGAGAAGCCATTCGGGTGCCCCGAGTGCGGAAAATGTTTCACCACGAAGTCAAAGCTTCAGATACACCAGCGCTGTCACACGGGAGAGAAACCCTTTACGTGTTCGAAGTGCGGGAAATGTTTTTGCAGAAGATCACATCTCAGGCGGCACGAGCGATGTCACACGGGAGAGAAGCCGTTCGCGTGTTCAGAATGCGGAAGATGTTTCAGCACGAAGTCGGGGGTCAACGAACATCTGAGAACTCACACGGGAGAGAAGCCGTTTGGGTGTTCGGAATGCGCAAAATGTTTCACCACAAAGTCACAGCTTAACAGGCATGTAGAAAGTCACGCGGGAGGGATGTTCTTTGCGTGTTCTGAATGCGGAAAATGTTTTAACACGATCACGTACCTGAATAGACACGAGAAAACGCACCTTGGAATGGGACAATTTCCATAG
- the LOC128469175 gene encoding oocyte zinc finger protein XlCOF6-like isoform X2: protein MDQTEKTFPCSECGKQFTQKRYLKIHERIHTGDKPYACSVCGKRFTTLGHRSRHEKIHAGEKQTACSECGKYFATKRNLNINESFRDEGNPFTCPECFATLHEQHHTGGKPFACSECGKCFNAKLKLNRHVRTHKGTKPFTCSECGKCFTRKSELTVHERYHVGEKPFACSECGKCFYTKQHLKEHEQCHAGGKPFACSECEKCFSTKSHLSTHERTHTGEKPFGCPECGKCFTTKSKLQIHERCHTGEKPFACSECGKCFYRKSHLRQHERYHTGEKPFACSECGRCFSTRSGFNEHLRTHTGEKPFGCSECGKNFAVKSELTVHEQHHTGEKPFACSECGKCFTTKSGLNKHVRIHTGEKPFTCSECGKCFPKKSDLTVHERYHVGEKPFACLECGKCFYTKQHLKEHERCHTGEKPFACLECGKCFSTKSRLSTHVRIHTGEKPFGCPECEKSFYKKQHLKEHERCHTGEKPFACSECEKSFSTKSHLSRHLRIHTGEKPFGCPECGKCFTTKSKLQIHQRCHTGEKPFTCSKCGKCFCRRSHLRRHERCHTGEKPFACSECGRCFSTKSGVNEHLRTHTGEKPFGCSECAKCFTTKSQLNRHVESHAGGMFFACSECGKCFNTITYLNRHEKTHLGMGQFP, encoded by the exons ATGGATCAAACAGAGAAAACCTTTCCGTGTTCCGAGTGCGGGAAACAATTCACACAAAAAAGATATCTGAAAATACACGAGAGAATTCACACTGGGGACAAACCGTATGCGTGTTCCGTGTGCGGGAAACGTTTCACCACACTGGGACATCGTAGCAGACACGAGAAAATCCACGCAGGGGAGAAACAAACTGCGTGTTCGGAATGTGGGAAATATTTCGCTACAAAGCGGAACCTTAATATAAATGAAAGTTTCCGTGATGAGGGAAACCCTTTCACATGTCCTGAATGTTTTGCCACGTTACACGAGCAACATCACACAGGAGGGAAGCCGTTCGCGTGTTCAGAATGCGGAAAATGTTTTAACGCGAAATTAAAGCTCAATCGACATGTGAGAACTCACAAAGGAACAAAGCCGTTTACGTGTTCTGAATGCGGGAAATGTTTTACCAGAAAGTCAGAGCTCACCGTACACGAGAGATATCACGTAGGCGAGAAACCGTTCGCATGTTCGGAATGTGGAAAGTGTTTCTATACAAAGCAGCATCTGAAGGAGCACGAACAATGTCACGCGGGAGGGAAGCCGTTCGCGTGTTCAGAATGCGAGAAATGTTTCAGCACAAAGTCCCACCTGAGCACGCACGAGCGAACTCACACGGGAGAGAAGCCGTTCGGGTGCCCCGAGTGCGGAAAATGTTTCACCACAAAGTCAAAGCTTCAAATACACGAGCGCTGTCACACGGGAGAGAAACCTTTTGCGTGTTCAGAATGCGGGAAATGTTTTTATAGAAAGTCGCATCTCAGGCAGCACGAGCGATATCACACGGGAGAGAAGCCGTTCGCGTGTTCCGAATGCGGAAGATGTTTCAGCACAAGGTCAGGGTTCAACGAACATCTGAGAACTCACACGGGAGAGAAGCCGTTTGGGTGTTCGGAAT GTGGAAAAAACTTTGCCGTGAAGTCAGAGCTTACTGTTCATGAGCAACATCACACGGGAGAGAAGCCGTTCGCGTGTTCGGAATGCGGAAAATGTTTCACCACAAAGTCAGGGCTCAATAAGCATGTGAGAATTCACACGGGGGAGAAACCGTTTACGTGTTCTGAATGCGGGAAATGCTTTCCCAAAAAGTCAGACCTCACCGTGCATGAGAGATATCACGTAGGCGAGAAACCGTTCGCGTGTCTGGAATGCGGAAAATGCTTTTATACAAAGCAGCATCTCAAGGAGCACGAGCGATGTCACACGGGAGAGAAGCCCTTTGCGTGTTTAGAATGCGGGAAATGTTTCAGCACAAAGTCACGCCTGAGTACACACGTGCGAATTCACACGGGAGAGAAGCCATTTGGGTGCCCGGAATGTGAAAAGTCTTTTTATAAAAAGCAGCATCTGAAGGAGCACGAGCGATGTCACACGGGAGAGAAGCCGTTCGCGTGTTCCGAATGCGAAAAAAGCTTTAGCACCAAGTCCCACCTGAGTAGACATCTGAGAATCCACACAGGAGAGAAGCCATTCGGGTGCCCCGAGTGCGGAAAATGTTTCACCACGAAGTCAAAGCTTCAGATACACCAGCGCTGTCACACGGGAGAGAAACCCTTTACGTGTTCGAAGTGCGGGAAATGTTTTTGCAGAAGATCACATCTCAGGCGGCACGAGCGATGTCACACGGGAGAGAAGCCGTTCGCGTGTTCAGAATGCGGAAGATGTTTCAGCACGAAGTCGGGGGTCAACGAACATCTGAGAACTCACACGGGAGAGAAGCCGTTTGGGTGTTCGGAATGCGCAAAATGTTTCACCACAAAGTCACAGCTTAACAGGCATGTAGAAAGTCACGCGGGAGGGATGTTCTTTGCGTGTTCTGAATGCGGAAAATGTTTTAACACGATCACGTACCTGAATAGACACGAGAAAACGCACCTTGGAATGGGACAATTTCCATAG